The Flavobacterium sp. 20NA77.7 genome includes the window CTTGCAATGTTTTTTGTGCCTTCAAATAATAAATGTTCAAAAAAGTGCGCAAAACCAGTTCTGTTTGGTTGTTCATCCTTTGCACCCACGTGATACATCACAGATGTAACCACTACTGGAGCAGAATTGTCTTGATGTAAAACTACATGAAGACCATTCTCTAAATCATACTCTTCAAATGCTACCTTCTGCGCATTTGCAGTGCTTCCTAGCATAGCCATAGTACCTAAAGCCATTAATGTTTTTTTCATAAATATAATAATTGTTAAAAACGTTTTGTTATTAGAAGTAAAAATAACTAAAATGTTACATTTTTTACTAAAAAACTACATTTCAAAGTTAAGTATAATTAAAAAATAAAAGGAGTATTGCACATTTAATAAAAAGCTGTATATTTGCACACTTAAAAATAATTAAAACATATTGTTATGTACGCAATCGTAGAGATAGCAGGGCAACAATTCAAAGTAAGCAAAGACCAAAAGGTTTATGTTCACCGTTTAGCTTCAGAAGAAGGATCAAAAGTTACTTTTGATAAAGTTCTTTTGTTAGAAGACAATGGGAATGTAACTTTAGGCGCCCCAGCTGTAGAAGGTGCTTCAGTAGAAGCCAAAGTGTTACAACACTTAAAAGGTGATAAAGTAATTGTTTTCAAAAAGAAAAGAAGAAAAGGTTACAAAAAGAAAAATGGTCACAGACAATCATTAACTCAAATTGTTATTGAAGGTATTTCTGGCGCAACAGCTAAGAAAAAAGCGACTAAAAAAGCAGATGTTGAAGTAGAAGCAGTTACTGAAGAAGTAAAGCCTAAAGCAACAAGAGCAAAAAAACCAAAAACAGAAGAATAACATTTAAAATATAACATCATGGCTCACAAAAAAGGTGTCGGTAGTTCGAAGAATGGTAGAGAATCAGAATCGAAACGTTTAGGCGTTAAGATTTATGGTGGACAAGC containing:
- the rplU gene encoding 50S ribosomal protein L21, with translation MYAIVEIAGQQFKVSKDQKVYVHRLASEEGSKVTFDKVLLLEDNGNVTLGAPAVEGASVEAKVLQHLKGDKVIVFKKKRRKGYKKKNGHRQSLTQIVIEGISGATAKKKATKKADVEVEAVTEEVKPKATRAKKPKTEE